From one Esox lucius isolate fEsoLuc1 chromosome 11, fEsoLuc1.pri, whole genome shotgun sequence genomic stretch:
- the farsa gene encoding phenylalanine--tRNA ligase alpha subunit has protein sequence MADAGLVETLLRCVEKADGGLDSQDVATSLGVDHQAIVGAVKSLQALGDVISAEQRSSKHWELTGEGCEIAEQGSHEARVFSSIPDEGMPQGQLMKLAFGKVGFSKAMSNKWIRLDKGHEGGPRVFRTVENIEDSVRDKLLVVQKGQSSQLEEKEKSELKKRKLLSEVTVKSYWITKGSLFSTTITKQETELTPEMIASGSWKEKKFKPYNFEAMGVAPDCGHLHPLMKVRTQFRQIFLEMGFTEMPTNNFIESSFWNFDSLFQPQQHPARDQHDTFFLSDPAQAHEFPLDYLERVRKVHSEGGFGSQGYKYDWKIEEAQKNILRTHTTAVSARMLYKLAQKEKFTPVKYFSIDRVFRNETLDATHLAEFHQIEGVVADYGLTLGDLMGILHQFFTKLGITKLRFKPAYNPYTEPSMEVFSYHEGLKKWVEVGNSGVFRPEMLLPMGLPEGVTVIAWGLSLERPTMIKYGINNIRELVGHKVNLQMVYDSPVCRLDA, from the exons ATGGCTGACGCCGGTCTTGTAGAAACACTTCTTCGGTGTGTGGAAAAGGCAGATGGTGGCCTAGACAGTCAGGATGTTGCGACGAGTCTTGGGGTGGACCACCAAGCCATCGTAGGGGCTGTGAAGAGTCTTCAGGCACTCGGTGAT GTGATATCAGCTGAGCAACGCTCCTCAAAGCACTGGGAACTGACTGGGGAAGGCTGTGAGATTGCAGAACAGGGAAGTCACGAGGCCAGGGTTTTCAGCTCCATCCCAGATGAAGGGATGCCTCAGGGCCAGCTTATG AAACTCGCCTTTGGGAAGGTGGGTTTCAGCAAAGCCATGTCCAACAAATGGATTCGTCTGGATAAAGGCCATGAGGGTGGCCCCAGGGTTTTCAGGACT GTGGAGAACATAGAGGACTCTGTGAGGGATAAGTTACTCGTCGTGCAGAAAGGACAGTCATCCCAGCtggaagagaaggagaagagtgAGCTGAAGAAACGCAAACTGCTGTCTGAAGT GACTGTCAAGTCATACTGGATCACAAAGGGCAGCCTTTTCAGCACCACCATCACCAAGCAGGAGACAGAGCTCACCCCAGAAATGATCGCCAG TGGGAGCTGGAAGGAGAAGAAATTCAAGCCCTATAACTTTGAGGCCATGGGTGTAGCCCCAGACTGTGGCCATCTGCATCCACTCATGAAGGTCCGTACACAGTTCAGACAGATCTTCCTGGAGATGGG CTTCACTGAAATGCCCACTAACAACTTCATTGAGAGTTCCTTCTGGAACTTTGACTCCCTGTTTCAGCCACAGCAGCACCCAGCCAGAGACCAGCACGACACCTTCTTCCTGTCTG ACCCAGCTCAGGCCCATGAATTTCCTCTGGACTAcctggagagagtgagaaaggtcCATTCAGAGGGAGGCTTTGGATCTCAGGG GTACAAGTATGACTGGAAGATTGAGGAGGCTCAGAAGAATATCCTTCGTACTCACACCACAGCAGTTAGCGCTCGCATGCTGTACAAACTCGCACAGAAG GAAAAGTTCACCCCTGTGAAGTACTTTTCCATTGACAGAGTGTTCCGTAATGAAACTCTGGATGCCACGCACCTGGCTGAGTTTCACCAGATTGAGGGAGTGGTGGCCGACTATGGCCTTACCCTGGGTGACCTAATGGGCATCCTACATCAGTTCTTCACTAAACTAG GAATCACCAAATTGCGCTTTAAACCGGCTTACAATCCATACACTGAGCCTAGCATGGAGGTGTTCAGCTATCATGAAG GGCTGAAGAAGTGGGTAGAGGTGGGTAACTCCGGGGTGTTCAGGCCAGAGATGCTGCTCCCGATGGGGCTCCCCGAAGGGGTTACAGTAATCGCCTGGGGGCTGTCTTTAGAGAG aCCCACCATGATCAAGTATGGCATCAACAATATCCGTGAGCTGGTGGGACACAAAGTTAACCTACAGATGGTCTACGACAGCCCGGTTTGTCGACTGGACGCTTAG